The Candidatus Hydrogenisulfobacillus filiaventi sequence GCCGACCGCCACCTGCGCGACCCGGAAGGCGTGGGCTATTTCGACCAGATCGAACGCCCCCAGGCCCAGGGCCGGCTGCGGCATCGTCAGAAGCTGGTGTCCGAGAATGCCGGCTTGGGGCTGGTGCTGCACCGCCTGGGGTCCATCACCGAGGACGAGGAACTCATGGACCGGGCCGAGGCCCTCATCGCCGCCTTCTCCCCTGCAGCCCAGCAGCAGGGAGCCTTTGCCGCCGCGTGGGCCCTGGCCGCGGACCGCACCGCCGCCCCGCCCCTGACCGCCACGGTGGTGGAATCGCCCACCCGTTCCGGCCGGGAACTGCGGCAGGCGGCCTTCGGCATCTTCGACCGCAACCGGGCCCTGCGCACCCTGGCCACCGACGACCCCGCCTTTGCCGCCAGCGGCTTCCCCGACCTGCCGATGCCCGCCCTCTACCTCTGCCGGGGATCGGCTTGTGCCCAGCCCGTGACCAGCCCGGAGGGCATCCTGGGAGCGCTGGAACAGCTGGCGGGCATGGCGGCGGCCCCGCAAGTGCGCGAGGGCTAGGCCGTCCCCGCACGAGAGGAGGCCCCGCATGCGCACCGTCGAGTTCGCCCCTGGCATCACCCTGCCCGCTATCGCCCAGGGTACCTGGCACCTAGGCGAGGACCCCACCCGCCGCCGGGAGGAGGTGGCGGCCCTGCGGGCCGGCATCGACCTGGGACTGACCGTCATCGACACGGCAGAGATGTACGCCGACGGTGAGGCGGAACGGGTGGTGGCCGAGGCCATCGCCGGCCGCCGGGAGGAGGTGTTCCTGGTCAGCAAGGTCTGGCCCACTCATGCCCGCCGCGACCTGGTAATGCGGGCCGCAGAAGGTTCGCTGGCACGGCTGGGCACCGACCATCTCGACCTCTACCTGCTGCACTGGCCCACCCTGCGGGTCCCGCTGGAGGAAACCCTCGACGCGCTGGTCACCCTGGTCCGGCAGGGGAAGACCCGCGCCATCGGCGTCTCCAACTTCCCCGCCGCCTGGTTCCGCCGCGCCCAGACCCTGCTGCCGCTGGACGTGCCGCTGCGGGTGGACCAAGTCCCGTATTCCCCGGCCGACCGCCGCGCCGAGCGCGACCCCCTCCCGGCCGTGCGGGAGGCCGGCGCCCTCCTGATGGGCTGGGGCCCCCTCAAGTTCGTCAACCAGGCCGCCAGCCCCGCGGCGCGGGCGGTGCTGGAGACGGTGGCCGTCCGTCACGGGCGCAGCTGGCAGCAGGTGGTCCTCAACTGGGTCACCACCCATCCCGGGGTGCAGGCCATCGCCAAAGCCGCCAATCCGGCCCATACCCGCGCCAACGCGGCGGCCACCGACTTCGAGCTGACGCCCGGAGACTTGGCGGAGATTGAGGCTGCCTTTCCCCTGCCGGAGCACGGGCTGGAGCTGGAGACCATGGACTAGTTCCGGGTCTCCGGCTCCTCCGCCACCTCCAGGCGGGGGGCATCGCCCCACAGCCGCTCGAGGTCGTAATAGCGCCGCTCCGCCTCGGTGAAGATGTGCACCACCACCGACCCGTAGTCGAGCAGGACCCACTCCGCCCGGCCCTGCCCGCTGCGGGCCAGTTTGTGCGCCCCCGCCGCGTCCAGCGCCTCCTCGATGTGGTCGGCAAGGGCCGCCACCTGCAAGGCGGTGCGGCCGGAGACGATGACGAAGAAATCGGCCACCAGCGTCACCGGCCGCATGTCCAGGATACGGACATCCTCCCCTTTGTGGCGCAGAGCGGTCGCGGCCGCCAGCTGCGCCCATTCCTCGGCGGCGTCCCCCGCCGGCCTCACTGCCCGTTGCGTCCGCTCGATGGTCTCCCGTCCCCCTTCTGCTTCCCCCGCCGCCGCCAGCGCCGCCAGGGTGCGGGGATGCAGGCGGACGCCCCGCCGCCGGTAGAAGGCGGCCGACGCCTCCAGCACCGCCCGGTAGCCCTGGCCCAGGTCGTGCAGGGCCAACCGCTCCAGCGCCCCGCGGCCGGAATAGCGGCGGCCCGGCTCCACCGCATCCGCCACGTACAGCGCCTGTGCCAATAACCCTACGCCAGGGGCGGCGGTGGTATGAAACCGCACCGCCTCCTGGACCGCCGGGCCCCCCAGCCCCCATTCCTGCAGCCAGGCCGCCGCCACCGGCCCGTGCAGCAGGACGGGAGCCTCCGTTTCCCAGGCGTCCGGCTGCCAGCCCAGGCGGGCGGCTTCGGCCAGCAGCGCCGCCGGTGCCCACTCCCGCGCCAGGTCATGGGCCCAGGCGGCGAGGGCTGCCGCTTCCGGATCCTGCCCGCTGCGCGCCGCCCAGGCAGCCATCCAGGCCGCCACCCGGGCCACGTGGGCCCGCCGGCCGGCACTCAGCCGCTCCAGGGCCCGGGCCACCGGCGGCCACTTCCCGGGCTCCGGCACCGTTTCCGCCATGGCACCCCCCGTTATTGTACCTTCCCGTCCGTTCCACCAAAAAAAGCCCCGGAGGGCTTTTTTGGCGGCCGGGAGCAGCACTCCCTAGTACCGGCTCTGACGGGGACGCGCCTCGTTCACAATAATGTCGCGACCGCCCAGCTGGGTGCCGTTCAGGGCCTCCACCGCCCGGTCCGCGTCCTCCTCCTCCACCTCCACAAATCCGAAACCCCGCGAGCGGCCGGTCTCCCGGTCGGTGATGATGCGGGCGCTAACAACGTGCGCGTGCTGCGAGAAGGCTGCCACCAGCTGGTCCTCGGTCGTCGACCACGGCAGATTGCCCACGTAAAGGGTGCGCGTCATGATACAGCGAACCTCCCTGTTGCCCTGCCCCTCATCGGCGGCGGAGGTCGGGTGGCGGGGTCGCCCGCCCCTCCCCGTCGTGCGAATCCGAAGCGTAGAGCCTGTTCTTGTAGATATAGTTTTCCACCGCCTCGGGCAGCAGGTACCGGATGGATAGCCCTGCCCGCAGGCGTTCCCGGATCTGGCTGGATGAGATCGCCAAGGCCGGTACTTCCAGAGGGTGAATACGCGCCCTATGCGCGGGACCGAGGCGGGACTCCATCGCCTTGAGTCGGGAGAGGGAGTACCCGGGGCGGCTGGCGGCAATCAGATGGGCGTACTCGAAAATGTCCTCTGGCGCATGCCAGGATGCGATCTCTAGAATAGCATCCGCGCCGCTGATAAAGTACCAGTCAACGTCCGGTCCCAGGCGGTGAAAATGAGCCAGCGTGTCGCTTGTATACGACGGCCCGGCCCGGTCGATCTCCACCCGGGAGAGATCGAAGTGCGGATTCGGCGTGATGGCCAGGAAGGTCATCAGATACCGATCCTCGGCCGGGGCCACGAAAGCCGCCGACTTATGAGGCGGCATCCCCGAGGGGATGAAGATGACCTGCTCCAGTCCGAAGGCATCCCGGGCCGCTTCCGCGGCCACCAGGTGCCCGTAATGGATGGGGTTGAAGGTCCCGCCCATAAGGCCGATGGCCCGACGCTTTCCGCTCATTATTCTAGTCTATTCTCCGTTCTTACGGATTTTTCCTGCTGCCGGACCCGGTGGCTGCAATTTTTGTTACGCATTCTCATTATCCTCCACCAGGCCGCCATCCCGCCAGCGGAAAATACCCTCGCCTACCCGCACCGCACTGCCCTCCGGCACCCCCGCCCGCTGGAGGGCCTCCGGCACCCGCCGCCGCCGCAGGTATTCCAGGAAGTAGCGCTCCGCCTCCGGATTCCCCCACAGCACGCGCTGGGCACGCGCCGCCACGTCCCCCTCCAGGCGGACCCCGCCCTCGGGGTCGGGCACAATCCGGTAACCGGCTGCCGGCAGCACCACCCGCGGCACCGGCTCCGGCGCCGGGGGCGGCGGCAGCCGGTCCAGCTGCCGCCGGACCTCCCACATGAGGGAGTCCACCCCCTCCCCGGACAGGGCCGAAATCCGGAAGCAGCGCCCGGCCAGCTCGGGATGGGCCGCCTCAAAGGCGTCGGCGCGGGCCGCCGCCTCCGGCAGGTCGATCTTGTTGAGCGCCACCAGCTCCGGACGGGCGGCCAGGTCCGCCGAAAAGGCCGCCAGCTCCCGACGGATGGCGGCATAGGCCTCCCCGGGGTCGCGGGCCAGGGGGGAGACGTCCAGGAGGTGCACGAGCAGGCGGGTGCGCTTGAGATGGCGCAGGAACTGGTCACCCAGCCCGGCCCCCGCGTGGGCGCCCTCGATGAGCCCCGGGACGTCGGCGATGACGAAGCCCTCCCCCCAGGCGCCGACCATACCCAGGTTGGGCACCAGGGTGGTGAAGGGGTAATCGGCAATCTTGGGCCGGGCAGCCGAGACCCGGCTGATGAGGGTGGACTTGCCCACGTTGGGATAGCCCACCAGGCCCACGTCCGCCAGCAGGTTGAGTTCCAGCCGCACCCAAAAGGCCTCCCCCGGACTACCGCGCTCGGCAATGCGGGGCGCCCGATGTACTGAGCTGGCAAAGCGGGCATTGCCCCGTCCGCCCTGCCCGCCGCGGGCGATTACCACCCGCTGCCCGGGCCGGGTCAGGTCGGCCAGTAGCTCGCTGGAGCCGGACTCGTCCTCGCGGTAGATGAGGGTCCCCGGCGGGACCCGGATGATGACGTCCGCCCCGTCCCGGCCGTGGCGGTTGGAGCCTTCGCCGGGCCGCCCCGCCTCCGCCCGGTAGTGGCGCTGGTGCCGGAAGTCCAGGAGGGTGCTGAGGCCGGGATCCACCACCGCCACTACGTCCCCGCCCCGCCCGCCGTCCCCGCCGGCCGGCCCCCCCATGGGGATGTACTTCTCGCGGCGGAAGGCGACGGCACCGTTGCCGCCCGCCCCCGCCTGGACAAAAATGCGGACCTCGTCCACAAACATGCCGCCGGCGGTGCTCATGCGTGTTGCGCCTCCTTCAGCCGGCGAAATCCCGTCCCTGCCAGATCGCATCGGTCCCCCGGCGCTGCCAGCGCCCGCCCGGCATCCCGCACCAGCGCGGCGGCAGCCGCCCGGCCCCTTCCACCTCCAGGCGGGGGCCCTGGGCCCAGGCCAGGCGCACCGTGCCGGGGCCGGTCCCGAGGGCGGCGCGCAGGGCCAGCAGCAGGCCCAGGCTGGCCCCCCAGCCCAGGCGGGCCGGCGGGGCCGCATCGTAGACCAGGCGCACGCCGCGGGCGGCGTAAGCCCGCTCCAGATCCACCCAGGCCGGAAGCAGGAAGGGAGAGACGCGCCGCCACCATTCCGCCTGGCAACGCGTCTCTCCCATCCGTCCTTCCAGCAGCGCCAGCGCCCGCTCCGGCCGGCCCAGCTCCAGCCAGCCGGCCAGCGCCTGCAGGTCATTGGCCTGGCGGTGGCGCAGCTGCCGGGCCACCTCCACCGACGGCGGCCATACCCGCCGACCCAGGATCCAGCCCGTCACCCACAGGCCGACCCCGGCACAGCCCCAGCGCAGGTTGCCGTGGGCCCAGATCACCCCGGCGGCCGCCGCCAGCCACAGCAGGCCGTCCCAATAGCGGGCAACGGCTTTCACATCCGGGTTTCCTGCACCGGGATGACCTCCACCACCCGGCGCTGCCCCATCATCTTGCGCTTGAACGACACCCGGCCCTCGGTGAGGGCAAACAGGGTGTAGTCCCGCCCCAGGCCGACGTTGGCCCCGGGGTGAAAGTGGGTGCCCCGCTGGCGCACGATAATGGTCCCCGGCTTCACCAGGGTGCCGTCATGCGCCTTGACCCCCAGGTACTTGGGGTTGGAATCGCGCCCGTTCCGGGTGCTCCCGCCGCCCTTCTTGTGGGCGAACAACTGCAGCCGCATGCTTTTCGCCTCCCTTCCCTTCCAGCCTCCGGCCTAGGGGGCGTCACCGCCCGCCCCGCCCTCCCAGCGCACATAGCGCGGCTGGGTGTCCGCCAAGTCCTTGAGCCCGGCCACAATGACCGCCACCGCTGCCCGCCCGTCGGCGGGAAAGGTGGGATCGAAGCGGAAGCGGGCATCCCCTTCCGCCACCTGCGCCTCCCACCCCGGCACATCGATGGCCTTGAGCCCGATGTGCAGGGTCTCCACCAGGGCGGACACGGCCGCACAGACCAGGTCCTCCCCCTTGGGGGCGGCCCCGGCATGGCCGCTGACGCGCAGCTCGCGGACCACCCGGCCTTCGCCGCGGACCCGCACCGTAATCATCGCTAGCGCGCCAGTTCGATGCGCTCCACCCGGATCCGGGTGTAGGACTGCCGGTGGCCCCGGCGCCGGCGGTAGTTGGCCTTGGGCTTATATTTGAAGATCCGGATCTTGGGCCCCCGGAACTGCCGCAGCACGGTGGCCACCGCCTGGGCCGCGGGAACGTAGGGCGCCCCCACGGTCAGCCCGCCCTCATCGTCAGCCACCAGCAGCAGCCGGTCGAGACGGATGGTCTCGCCCTCCTCCGCCGGCAGCTTCTCCACGTCCAGGACCGTGCCCGGTTCCACCCGGTACTGTTTGCCGCCGGTCTCGATTACCGCATACACCGCTTCGCGTCACGCTCCCCACGGGTGGGCCCTTTGTACGGCCGCCGGAAAAATGTCCGCTAGATGTTACCACGCCGGCCCGGAGCCTGTCAAACCTCGCCCGGGGCCGCCGGCGGCCCTTCGGAGGCGGGCGCGGCCCCTTCGGGGGCCGGGGGTGTCTTGCGCCCGCGGCGGCGGCCGGAGGTCCGCCGGGCCGGCGGCGCCTCGTCCCGGGCCGCGGCCGTCTCCGGCAGGGGCAGTGCCAGGGGCGGCAGTCCCGGCGCCTCCACCAGGCGGGCGGTGGCAAAGGTGCGCAAAACGCGCGTCACCTCTACCGCCACCTGCTCACCCACCAGCCCGCCCGCCCCCTGCACGTCGATCACATACCCCTCCCGACGGGCGATGCCGTCCTCGGGATTGGTGGCATGGCGGTCCTCCACCGTGAGGGTCAGGCGCTCGCCTTCCCGGACGGGCAGGGCCAGGGCCTCCACCTCGGCGCGGGTACCCAGCTTGCGGATGCGCAGGTCGGTAAGGGCACAGTCCTGGGAACCGCGGATGAAGACGGTCTTGCCCGCCTCCCGTTCCAGTTCCTTGAGGTTGCTGCCCCCCGGGCCGATGAGATGGGCGGCCACACTGGGATGAGCCTCCGCCAGCACCGCCTCCGCCCCGCTTTCCCGCAGGCGGGCGAGGATGCGTTGCCGGAACCGGCGCGCCAGCACCGACTCCGAGAGCACGTGCCCGCGGCCTTCGCACTGGGGACAGATGCGGGTCAACTGGTTGAGCAGGCTTTCCCGCACCTTCTTGCGGGTCAGCTCCAACAGGCCCAGCCGGGTCAGGCCCAGCACCGTCACCCGGGTGCGGTCCCCGCGCAGGGCGGCCTGGAAGGTGCGGATGACCTCCTTCTGGTCCTCCTCCCGTTCCATATCGATGAAGTCGATGACCACGATCCCGCTGATGTCCCGCAGCCGCAGCTGGCGGGCGATCTCCACCGCCGCCTCGCGGTTGGTGTTGAGCACCGTGTCGGCCAGGTCGGTGGTCCCCACGTTCTTGCCGGTGTTGACGTCGATAACGGTCAGGGCCTCGGTCTCGTCGATGACCAGATAGCCGCCGCAGCGCAGCCAGACCCGCCGTTTCAAGGCACGGTCCAGCTCCGCCTCCACCCCCCGGGCCTCAAAGAGCGGGACCTCCCCGCTGTAATACTCCAGCCGGTTCAGCAGCTCCGGGGACAAGGCGGCGGTGATCTCCCGCGCCCGCAGATAGGCTTGGGGGTCATCGACGATGAAGCGGTCGACGCTCTCGTCCAGGTGATCGCGGATGGTACGCCCGATGAGGCTGGCCTCCCGGTGGAGGACAGCCGGGGCTTTGGCCGTGCGGGCCTTCTGCCGGATCCGCGCCCACAGGCGGCGCAGGTAGGCCAGGTCGCGGGCCAGCTGCCGCTGGGAGGCCCCCTGGGCCACCGTCCGCACGATCAGCCCCATCCCCCGCGGCCGCAGCTTCTGGGCCAGGGCCCGCAGGCGTTCCCGCTCCGCCGCCCGTTCGATGCGCCGCGAGACCCCGATGGTCTCCGAGTAGGGGGTCAGGACCAGGTAACGGCCGGGAAGACTGATGTTGGTGGTGACGCGGGCCCCTTTGGTGCCGATGGGCTCCTTGGCGACCTGCACCACCACTTCCTGGCCGACCTTGAGCACCTCCTGAATCGGCTGCCCCCGCCGCCGGTCCCGGGCCTCGGCGTTGGCATCATCCACATACAGGAAGGCGTTCTTGTCCAGCCCCAGGTTGACAAAGGCCGCCCGCATCCCCGGCAGCACGTTCTCGACCCGGCCCTTGTAGATGTTCCCGGCCGCCTGGTCGTCATCGTCGCGGTCGATGTAGAACTCGACCAGTTGCCCGTCTTCCAAAATCGCCAGGCGGCTTTCGCCACCCTCGAAATTTACCAAAAGCTCGCGAAAGGTTTTCGGCTCAGGCTCGCCGGGGCTGTCCAGCTCCTCTGTCTCCGGCCGGATCTCCTCGCCGGCCTCGTGCTCGACGGCGGCGGGTCCCGACGCCGGCGCTGCCCCCCAGCGGCGACGTTTACGCCGTGTCATGCCATGCCCCTTCTTTCTGCCTGGGGTACATCCCGTCTCCCGCCCCGGACCCCCTTCCCCGACCGGGCCGGGGTGTCGCGGCGTCTCCCTCCCTCCCGGCGGCCTCCGAAAAAATTGCCAAGGACCCTTTTTCATCATAGGAATCCGTCCCCGGCCCGTCAACGAAGGGGGGGAGGGGCCAGCAGGCGGGCCACCGGCACCTCCGGCCCGTAACGGGTCAATCCCTCCCAGAGGGCCGCCTCCATCAGGCTGCCCAGAACCTGGAGGTTCTCATCCAGCACCGTCACCCGGTGCACCCGGCCCTGGCGCATCGCCGCCAGCACCGCCCGCAGGGGCGCGTCCGCCGCCACCGCCAGGTCCTCCAGCGGCCAGACCGGCCGCCGCCGGAACGCCAGGGGACGAAGGGCCAGGTCCCGCGCCACCCAGTAGGCGGGGCCCGCCTCCTGGACCCCCGCCGCCCAATACAGGAAGGCGGCGAAGACCCAGACCTGCGGGAGGATCCGGCCCAGGGCCGCAGCCAGCAGGCCGAGGCCGGCCAGCCCCAGGGCCAGGGCCTGTCCCGCCCGGCGCGTGCGGCGGGCCGCCGCCCGGTAGCCGATCCGCCCCCCCCAGTACGCTCGCAGGAGGGTTCCCCCGTCCAGCGGGGCCACCGGCAGCAGGTTGACCAGGCCCAGGGCCAGGTTGAGATGAATAAAAGTCTCCAGCCGGGCCGGCGCCCACCCCAGGGCGCGGCCGCCGGTCTCCAGCGCAGCCGCCAGCAGCAGGTTCTCCAAGGGGCCGGCGAGGGCAACCAGCCCCTGCACCGGCCCCGCCTCCCCCGCCAGCCCCGGCACCTCGGCATGGGCGCCCGCCGGACCCAGTTCCACCCGGCTGACCGGCAGCCCGAAGCCCCGGGCGACCACCACGTGCGCCAGCTCGTGCAGGGTCACCGCCAGCAGCGCCGGCAAGAGGTCCTCCAGCTGGCCGCCGGCCGCCGCCGCGGCCAGGACCACCAGCAGGAGCGGGTGCACCCCCCAGCGCAGCGCTCCCGCGCCCGGTGTCCGGGTCACCCCCGCGCCGCCCTCAGGGCCGCCAGGCCGGCCCGAATACCCCGCGGGCCAGCGGGTCGACCGGCAGCCCCTGCACCGTCACCGCCACCCAGAGGCCGTGGCCGCCCAGGGTGCCCACCGTCCCCGGCAGCCGCCGGCCGGGGCGCACCGCCGCCTGCACCAGGCCGCCGTACATGATGCGAGTGCCCGCTGCCCCGGCCGGGGCCTCCTCCACCACCCAGGGACCGGCCGCCGCCGACCGTTCCACCGCCACCACCCGGCCCGACACCGGAATGCCGAGGGCGGTCCCCGCCGGCGCCTGCACCCACACCCCCTCCGCAAATCCGGCGCCGGCCGTCCGGCCTTGCCAGCCGAAGGCGGTGCGGAGCCGGGCCCCGGCCAGGGGCGCCGGCCAACGGCCGCCGGGCGCCGCCGCCTGCGGGGCGGGAGCCGGGGCCGGCCGTACCCACCGGTGCACCAGCGCCGCCCACCCGCGGGGCACCGCCCGGGGGTGCTCATGCATCCAGGCCAGTCCCGCAAACAGCGTCAAGGCGATAATCCACCGCACCCGGGTCCCGATGCGGCCCGGGGGCGCCTGTCCGCCCCAGCCGGGCCGGCCGGGGGGTTCCGGCCCCGACAGCATGGCTCCCGCCTCCCTGCGTCCCTGTGCTGGAACCAGGGTATGCGGACGGGCGGGGGATCAGGACAACCGGCGGCCGCCGTTGCTGCGGCGCCGGGGCCGCCGCACCTTCTCCAGACGTTCCAGCCGGCGCTCCACCCGCAGCAGCACCGCGATCAGGCCCAGCAGCAGGGCGGCATCAAATGCCAGCAGGGCCGCCACCCATCCCCCCATGACCCTACTCCGCCAGGCTGCCGGCCGCCCGCCCCGTGCGGGCCACCGCCGTCTCGGCGAACAGCTGGGCCTCCGCCCGCATGCGTACGTTCAGCAGCAGGCCCAGGGCGGCGGCGTCGGTAAGATAGGCGGAGCCACCGTAGGAGATGAAGGGCAGGGGCACGCCCGCCACCGGCATCACCCCCGCTACCATCCCGGCGCTCTCCAGGACGTGGAAGGCGATGAGGGAGACCACCCCTGCCGCCAATAGACGGCCCAGGCGGTCGCGGGCAAGGCCGGCGGTGTGCATCCCGCGGGCGATGAGCAGGAAGTACAATAGCAGGATGCCCATCGCGCCCACGAAGCCCGCCTGGTCGGCCACCACCGCGAAGATGAAGTCGGTGGAGGCAGCCGGCAGGAAGCTCAGCTGGGAGGTGTGGCCGCCGATGCCGAGGCCCAGCAGCCCGCCCGCCCCGACCGCGATGCGGGACTGGATCTCGTTGAAGCCCGCCCCCAGCGGGGCCTGGTCCGGATGCAGGAAGATCAGCAGGCGTTGCAGCTGATAGTTGTGCATGGGGATGTAGATGTGCCAGGTGAGGTGGGCATAGATCCAGGCCACCACCAGCCCGAAGCCGCCCCCGAAGAGGAGGAGCATACGCCACCCCGGCGCCCCGGCCATGAACAGCATGCCGATGAGGATGGCCAGGAACACCAGGGAGGTGCCCAGGTCGGGCTGCTTAATCACCAGTAGCATGGGCAGGGCCACCAGCGCCAGG is a genomic window containing:
- the rodA gene encoding Peptidoglycan glycosyltransferase RodA, translated to MGQRLWRRLDGVSIGLMLVLSVAGLFFIGVATQDSGRYYVYHQILWIAAGMVTLLGVAAIPYPRWAQWAPYLYGGAVLLLAFVLVKGHTAYGAQRWINVGPFQLQPSEFSKFAVLLALAVNLDRRPDLRRWRDWVSPLALVALPMLLVIKQPDLGTSLVFLAILIGMLFMAGAPGWRMLLLFGGGFGLVVAWIYAHLTWHIYIPMHNYQLQRLLIFLHPDQAPLGAGFNEIQSRIAVGAGGLLGLGIGGHTSQLSFLPAASTDFIFAVVADQAGFVGAMGILLLYFLLIARGMHTAGLARDRLGRLLAAGVVSLIAFHVLESAGMVAGVMPVAGVPLPFISYGGSAYLTDAAALGLLLNVRMRAEAQLFAETAVARTGRAAGSLAE